A single window of Bos javanicus breed banteng chromosome 19, ARS-OSU_banteng_1.0, whole genome shotgun sequence DNA harbors:
- the LOC133232341 gene encoding large ribosomal subunit protein mL53-like translates to MAAALARLWLRSVKQVRVQSCPFQKNVESTISFLQAVSSKKVRSTNLNCSVIADVRHDSSEPCVDVLFGDGHRLIMRGAHLTAQEVLTAFASHIQARGAAASRDKPSASTGC, encoded by the coding sequence ATGGCGGCGGCCTTGGCTCGGCTCTGGCTCCGCTCCGTCAAGCAGGTTCGGGTTCAGTCTTGCCCCTTCCAGAAGAACGTGGAATCGACAATTTCCTTCCTCCAGGCGGTGAGCAGCAAGAAAGTTCGCTCCACGAACCTCAACTGCTCAGTGATTGCGGACGTGAGGCATGACAGCTCCGAGCCTTGCGTGGACGTGCTGTTCGGAGATGGGCATCGCTTGATTATGCGTGGCGCTCACCTGACCGCCCAGGAAGTGCTCACTGCTTTCGCCTCCCACATCCAGGCCAGGGGCGCAGCGGCGAGCAGGGACAAGCCTAGCGCCAGTACCGGGTGCTGA